CCAGAGGTCCCAGGCAACCCCTTCCGCGCCCACCTCCCCGCCGACGTTTCGAACGATGACACGTACCTGCAATTCGACACCGGCCGGAACTTCCAGACGACGGCAATCGCTGCTGCAGGAGACCGTCTCTCCGGTCCCGGGATCCCGATAGCTCAATATCAATTCGGGTACGAAGTTTGGAGCCGCTCCGGCAGTCTCCGTGCCTTCAGCCGCCGCCAGATACGGCTGCAGGGACAAACACACGCCCAGGATGATCAACAGAACGCCACGCATCGGAACCCCCCCACGCATTATCTACGGTGCCGCTCCGGAGCGGTTGAAGGCCGAGGCCGAGACAACCAAGGGGCAGGTTTGACTCGAGGCTCGTGCCCTCGTTTGATCGTGATCACTCGCGCCGGAAGGCCGGCGTCGGTGCTCCTACCGGACGCCAGGATGCATGGAATCTCGTACTCCTCGGTGAGGAAGTGGCCGGCGAGCGGTTTCGAAAAATCGACGTGCCGGTGCTCGTGGCCGAAGAGCAGGGCGTCGATCCTGCCGGACACGATCTCCATGAGATCATCACCATCCTTGAGCCGGTGAGTGAGCTGCTCCTTGGCCTTCTTGACGGGACTGTCATCAGGAAACAGGAACGGATGGTGGTGGAGTGCGACGACAACCCGGTGCCCTTGTTCTCGTTTGCCGTGCAGCTTCGTAACGAGCCGATCGAGGCCTTGGAGCTGTTCTCTACCGAGCTCGCCGTCGGCGAAGAGCCGGTCCCACCTGCCGGTCTCCGCGAGCATCGAGTTCAGCGTGAGGATTGTGACTTCGGGATCAGCGTACGGGACACTCGGATAGCTCACCGGGGTTTCGATCTGCAGGAGATATTTCCTGAACAGCTCGAATCGGCTTTCCCGGGCGAAGGCTCCATTCCAGCCGTAGTCGTGGTTTCCGGGGAGCGGCACGACCAGAAAACCGGCCTGTCGAAGTGGCTTCAAGACCCTTCTCGCCTCGATGTACTCGATCTCCGTCCCGTCGTCGACCACGTCACCGGTGATCAGCACCAGCGGTTTCTCCTCGCCACTTCCCCATTCGCGGGTAATTTCCTCCACCAGCTGTTCGGCCTTCTTCCATCTGTCGACATCGATCTCCCGTCCGATGTGCAGGTCGCTGATGTGGAGAATCCTCAAACCTCTCTCCCGTTCAATCACCCTACATCAGACTGACCCCACGATTCGAAGACCTGAACCGAAATCCAAAATCCCAAATCCGAAATCCGAAATGCGTCATCCTGCTATTCTCCCGCCTCGGAAAGGCAGCCATGACGAGAGCATTCGAACGTCCCCACCGACCGGATATCGAGGCGCTGGCCCGACTCGCCCTGCCGGTGGTCGTCGTCCAGGTCGGAATGATGTTGATCGGGGTGGTCGACACGATGGTCGTCGGTCGGCTGTCATCGGAAGCGCTGGCAGCTGTCGCCCTCGGCCACGTGGCAGTGGTTGCGGTCTCCTCGTTCGGGATCGGGATGCTTATGGCCCTCGATCCGCTGGTGGCGCAAGCGGTAGGTGCCAACGACGAGGTCGGCGTTCGACGCGCTGTACAACGTGGAATGGTGCTCGCCTTCGCTCTCATGGTGCCGAGCACTCTGCTGCTGATGCCGATCGAGACGGTTCTTACCCTGCTCCACCAGCCTCCGGAAACGGTACCCATCGCCGCAGCCTACGTGAAGATCTGTATCCCGGGATTGCTCCCCTTCTACGCCTTCTTCGTCCTCCGACAGACTCTGCAGGCGATCGGCCGCCTGCGACCGATCGTGATCACCATCGTGGTCGTCAACCTCTTCAATCTCATAGCCGATTGGGCCCTGGTGTTCGGAGCCGGGCCGCTTCCCCAGCTGGGACCGATTGGATCGGCGTGGGCGACCACCGCCGCGAGGACCCTGCTGTTCTTGGTGTTGTTGATAGCGGCGCGAGACGAGCTCGCTCCGCTCTTCAAGCACATCGATCACGAGGTGACGAAACTGCAGCCGCTGTGGCGAACGGTGCGCCTGGGTGCTCCGATCGGATTTCAGGTCCAGCTCGAGATGGTGGCATTTGCGGTCATCGCCCTCCTCATGGGAGGCCTCGGCACATTACAGATGGCCGCACACCAGGTCACCATCAATCTCGCCTCGCTGACCTTCATGGTCCCACTCGGGGTCTCGACCGCATCCGCTATTCAGGTCGGGCGGGCGATCGGCGCGGGCAACGGTCTCGGCGCCCGCCGGGCGGCGTCTGCGGGTCTCCTGATCGGAGCCGGCTTCATGTCGCTGATGGCCGCTCTCTTCGTCGGCGCTCCACGTCTGCTGGCCGAGGCCTACACCTCTGTCGAGC
This portion of the Acidobacteriota bacterium genome encodes:
- a CDS encoding MATE family efflux transporter, with product MTRAFERPHRPDIEALARLALPVVVVQVGMMLIGVVDTMVVGRLSSEALAAVALGHVAVVAVSSFGIGMLMALDPLVAQAVGANDEVGVRRAVQRGMVLAFALMVPSTLLLMPIETVLTLLHQPPETVPIAAAYVKICIPGLLPFYAFFVLRQTLQAIGRLRPIVITIVVVNLFNLIADWALVFGAGPLPQLGPIGSAWATTAARTLLFLVLLIAARDELAPLFKHIDHEVTKLQPLWRTVRLGAPIGFQVQLEMVAFAVIALLMGGLGTLQMAAHQVTINLASLTFMVPLGVSTASAIQVGRAIGAGNGLGARRAASAGLLIGAGFMSLMAALFVGAPRLLAEAYTSVEQVLTLTVALIPIAGCFQIVDGLQVVSAGILRGAGDTRAPLVVNIVGFWLVGLPTSLALAFKLGFGPQGLWWGLVVGLSAVAVFLLARVAWKFRGPIERVMVE
- a CDS encoding metallophosphoesterase, giving the protein MRILHISDLHIGREIDVDRWKKAEQLVEEITREWGSGEEKPLVLITGDVVDDGTEIEYIEARRVLKPLRQAGFLVVPLPGNHDYGWNGAFARESRFELFRKYLLQIETPVSYPSVPYADPEVTILTLNSMLAETGRWDRLFADGELGREQLQGLDRLVTKLHGKREQGHRVVVALHHHPFLFPDDSPVKKAKEQLTHRLKDGDDLMEIVSGRIDALLFGHEHRHVDFSKPLAGHFLTEEYEIPCILASGRSTDAGLPARVITIKRGHEPRVKPAPWLSRPRPSTAPERHRR